Proteins from a single region of Thermoplasmata archaeon:
- a CDS encoding M20 family metallo-hydrolase: MPPEITASAEGLRAESIELMRRLVAIPAIAPENGGDGEYTKAKFLINYLDKMGFDELNWYDAKDVRVSNNYRPNIVAKLYGKNRERTIWFISHLDIVPPGDLAKWETPPYECTEKDGKLYGRGTEDNGQAIVSTIMAAKILKDLNLVPEYNMGLVFAADEEQGSVYGLKFLATQDIFSPKDMAVVPDYGNSDGSVIEVAEKSILWLKFSIIGKQTHGSRPDTGINAHRAGANLICALDRSLKRKFNARNKIFEPATSTFEVTKKEANVPNVNTIPGQDVFYFDMRILPEYKLDEVLAHVNSNCRKIEKKFGVKVSFESVNSEPAAPPTSTESEVYVRLANAITELRGIKPRPVGVGGGTCAAILRKQRIPAVVWETLDEKAHEVNEYAWVKNILGDAAIFARMML, translated from the coding sequence ATGCCACCCGAAATAACTGCATCCGCAGAGGGGCTAAGGGCTGAGAGCATTGAGTTAATGCGAAGGTTAGTTGCAATTCCCGCAATTGCACCGGAGAACGGTGGAGACGGAGAGTACACTAAAGCAAAGTTTCTAATAAATTATTTGGATAAGATGGGGTTCGATGAACTTAACTGGTATGATGCGAAGGATGTACGGGTAAGCAACAACTATCGCCCTAACATCGTGGCAAAACTCTATGGAAAAAACAGGGAAAGAACAATATGGTTCATCTCTCATCTGGATATTGTGCCACCTGGAGACCTTGCAAAATGGGAAACACCGCCGTATGAGTGTACTGAAAAAGATGGAAAGCTTTATGGACGAGGAACAGAGGACAATGGTCAGGCCATTGTCTCCACGATAATGGCTGCAAAAATCTTGAAAGACCTGAATCTGGTTCCTGAGTACAACATGGGACTTGTTTTTGCAGCAGATGAAGAGCAGGGCAGTGTTTACGGTCTCAAGTTTCTCGCCACTCAAGATATCTTTTCACCAAAGGATATGGCAGTAGTGCCCGATTATGGCAATAGTGATGGAAGCGTTATAGAAGTTGCAGAAAAATCTATACTCTGGCTTAAGTTTAGCATCATAGGAAAGCAAACTCATGGCTCACGACCAGATACGGGAATAAATGCCCATCGTGCCGGTGCGAATCTTATTTGTGCTCTTGATCGAAGCTTGAAAAGAAAATTCAACGCTAGAAACAAAATCTTTGAGCCAGCAACTTCAACATTTGAAGTGACGAAGAAGGAAGCAAATGTGCCGAATGTGAACACCATCCCAGGCCAGGATGTTTTCTATTTTGACATGCGAATTCTTCCAGAATACAAGCTAGATGAGGTATTGGCCCATGTGAACAGCAACTGCAGAAAAATTGAGAAAAAATTCGGTGTTAAGGTGAGTTTTGAAAGTGTGAACAGTGAGCCAGCAGCACCGCCCACCTCAACAGAGAGCGAGGTTTATGTACGGCTTGCAAACGCAATCACAGAGTTGCGGGGAATTAAACCAAGGCCAGTGGGTGTTGGTGGAGGCACATGTGCTGCAATTCTGCGAAAGCAGAGAATTCCCGCGGTGGTGTGGGAAACTTTGGATGAGAAGGCACATGAAGTCAACGAGTATGCCTGGGTCAAAAACATTCTTGGAGATGCTGCAATTTTTGCAAGGATGATGCTGTAG
- a CDS encoding amidohydrolase family protein → MKILLEDVLIVTQNANRDIFEGSILIEDGIIREISKQKIDTETDVVISGKLAALPGFINLHTHVAMSIFKGMADDVSLDKFLEITFALDAKRKEEDIYAGALLGIAEMLRSGVTTFVDFYYSEDVIAKAVEKSGIRGVLCWCTLDEQFTTQKGNPLKNAEKFISDFKDKALTKPGIAVQGVYVASDETWLKAKEIAEKHGTVCTYHLAETRKEVYEFMRGKNERPCEHLEKIGFLSKNQIAVHCCYLLRREIKMLAEKRVSVAHCPASNMKLASGISPVAPMLEAGVNVGLGTDSNASNNCLDILREARIAGLLQKVTFANPALIPAQTILDMITINAASALGMENEIGSIEVGKKADLVLFNLAHPSLAPADKANIVSGIVYSASQAAIEHVIVDGKIRIKNGKMEGEQEIVEAAENARQRFL, encoded by the coding sequence ATGAAAATTCTGTTAGAGGATGTGCTGATTGTCACTCAGAATGCGAATAGGGATATATTTGAGGGAAGCATTTTGATTGAAGATGGTATTATAAGAGAGATATCAAAGCAGAAGATAGACACAGAAACAGATGTTGTGATTTCTGGCAAACTTGCAGCCCTGCCCGGTTTCATCAATCTCCATACTCATGTAGCAATGAGCATTTTTAAAGGAATGGCGGACGATGTTTCGCTTGATAAGTTTCTTGAGATTACATTTGCACTGGATGCCAAAAGAAAGGAGGAAGACATTTATGCGGGTGCCTTGCTTGGAATTGCTGAAATGCTTCGCTCAGGCGTTACCACTTTCGTTGATTTTTACTACAGCGAGGATGTGATTGCCAAAGCAGTTGAGAAATCTGGAATCAGGGGTGTGCTCTGCTGGTGCACGCTAGATGAGCAATTTACAACCCAGAAGGGAAATCCACTCAAAAACGCAGAGAAGTTTATCAGCGATTTCAAAGATAAAGCCCTCACAAAGCCAGGCATTGCAGTTCAGGGCGTCTATGTTGCCTCTGATGAGACATGGCTAAAGGCAAAGGAAATTGCTGAAAAACATGGGACAGTGTGCACATACCATCTGGCAGAAACCAGAAAAGAGGTATATGAGTTTATGAGGGGGAAAAATGAGAGACCCTGTGAGCACCTGGAGAAAATTGGTTTTCTTTCGAAGAACCAGATTGCGGTGCATTGCTGCTATCTCCTCCGCAGAGAAATCAAAATGCTGGCTGAGAAGCGAGTGAGTGTCGCCCATTGTCCTGCATCCAACATGAAACTTGCTTCTGGCATTTCGCCAGTCGCTCCAATGCTTGAAGCAGGAGTAAATGTGGGCTTGGGCACAGATAGCAATGCATCAAATAATTGTCTGGACATTTTGAGGGAGGCAAGAATTGCTGGCTTACTCCAAAAAGTTACCTTTGCGAATCCTGCACTTATACCTGCCCAAACAATTCTGGACATGATTACCATAAATGCTGCCTCAGCTCTCGGGATGGAAAACGAGATTGGCTCTATAGAGGTAGGTAAGAAGGCAGACCTTGTGCTTTTCAATCTAGCCCATCCTTCACTTGCACCCGCAGACAAGGCAAACATTGTTTCGGGGATTGTTTATAGCGCAAGCCAGGCGGCAATAGAGCATGTTATTGTAGATGGAAAGATTCGGATAAAGAATGGAAAGATGGAAGGAGAGCAGGAAATTGTGGAGGCCGCGGAAAATGCCAGGCAAAGATTTCTATGA
- the glyA gene encoding serine hydroxymethyltransferase — translation MSLKIPDRYMNDEIAEEMFGNVLFVRDQIAQHHKWFENSLPMIASENLISPLAREMLISDFCDRYAEGLPGARYYQGNIYVDRVELKAIELAKKLFKCEHADVRPTSGTVANLAVLFAFTKPGDQITVPNVSDGAHISSAKFGAVGVRGVTGVPYPFNVKDMCIDVDGAEKVIRETKPKLALFGMSVFLFPAPLKELKPVLDEVGAVVWYDAAHVLGLIAGGKFQDPLREGAHVMTASTHKTLPGPQHGIILANPKDEKMKNKLTYAVFPGVTSNHHLHAMASLCISLAEHIVFGREYADQIVRNAKALGQAMHELGFDVLCAHKGFTESHTLAIDVSKIGGGTVCVEAMEKANIIANKNLLPWDDVNAALNPSGIRLGVQELTRIGMRESEMKEVAYLLKKICIDKKDPEEVKKEVIELKSQFKTIKYCFAEDVEAYKHYKLL, via the coding sequence ATGAGCTTGAAAATTCCAGATAGATATATGAATGACGAGATCGCTGAGGAAATGTTTGGAAATGTGCTATTTGTCCGTGACCAGATCGCTCAGCATCACAAGTGGTTTGAGAACTCACTGCCAATGATTGCATCTGAAAACCTGATATCCCCACTTGCTAGAGAAATGCTTATTTCAGATTTTTGTGATAGATATGCAGAAGGACTTCCAGGTGCTAGATACTATCAGGGTAATATCTATGTGGATAGGGTGGAATTGAAGGCGATAGAACTGGCAAAGAAGCTTTTCAAATGCGAGCATGCGGATGTGAGGCCTACATCTGGCACTGTCGCAAACCTCGCAGTGCTATTCGCATTCACAAAGCCTGGAGACCAGATCACAGTTCCCAATGTTTCCGACGGTGCCCATATAAGCAGTGCTAAGTTTGGAGCAGTTGGTGTTCGTGGTGTTACTGGTGTTCCTTACCCATTCAATGTGAAGGACATGTGCATTGATGTGGATGGAGCTGAAAAGGTGATAAGGGAGACAAAGCCGAAGCTGGCACTTTTCGGGATGTCTGTTTTTCTGTTCCCAGCACCACTCAAGGAGCTGAAGCCGGTGCTAGATGAAGTCGGTGCGGTTGTCTGGTATGATGCCGCCCATGTGCTGGGTTTGATTGCAGGGGGAAAATTCCAGGACCCATTAAGAGAGGGCGCCCATGTGATGACCGCAAGCACCCACAAGACGCTCCCAGGACCTCAGCATGGCATCATTCTTGCGAATCCAAAAGATGAAAAAATGAAGAACAAGCTCACCTATGCAGTATTCCCGGGTGTGACAAGCAACCATCACCTGCATGCAATGGCGTCTCTCTGTATTTCCCTTGCTGAACACATCGTCTTTGGAAGAGAGTATGCTGACCAAATCGTGAGAAACGCAAAGGCACTTGGACAGGCGATGCATGAGCTTGGTTTTGATGTGCTATGTGCCCATAAGGGCTTTACAGAATCTCACACACTGGCTATTGATGTTTCGAAGATTGGTGGAGGCACGGTGTGTGTGGAAGCAATGGAAAAAGCCAACATAATTGCCAACAAGAATTTGCTGCCTTGGGATGATGTGAATGCTGCTTTGAATCCATCTGGCATACGGCTCGGTGTTCAGGAACTTACAAGAATCGGAATGCGGGAAAGCGAGATGAAAGAGGTTGCGTATCTGCTGAAGAAAATCTGCATTGACAAGAAAGACCCAGAAGAGGTAAAGAAGGAGGTTATCGAACTCAAATCACAGTTCAAGACAATCAAATACTGCTTTGCAGAGGATGTGGAGGCATATAAACACTACAAACTCCTATAA
- the rpiA gene encoding ribose 5-phosphate isomerase A, which translates to MEAEKSQTGEKAAIGKIAAAERALGLVQNGMVVGLGTGSTAEIFVRKLAERVSSEKIDVRCIPTSQKTAALARALGLKLIEIEEYTEIDLTVDGADEVSPKLDLIKGMGGALLWEKIVAKMSRKECIVVDSSKLVKVLGEKTPVPIEVVPYGWKKTKQILETKFGCRAELRRKCGEIYSTDSENYILDCKFERIEEPEAIEREIKSMTGVIESGLFCGIATLVIVGDENGKIREIETSRTT; encoded by the coding sequence ATGGAAGCGGAAAAGTCGCAAACAGGTGAGAAAGCAGCAATTGGGAAAATCGCTGCTGCAGAGAGGGCACTAGGACTTGTGCAGAACGGAATGGTTGTTGGGCTGGGAACTGGTTCCACAGCGGAAATCTTTGTGAGAAAATTAGCCGAACGGGTGAGTTCTGAAAAAATAGATGTCAGATGCATACCTACCTCCCAGAAAACTGCTGCACTTGCCAGAGCCCTCGGGCTCAAACTGATAGAAATAGAAGAATACACTGAGATCGACTTGACGGTTGATGGTGCAGATGAAGTTTCGCCAAAATTGGATCTTATAAAGGGAATGGGCGGTGCTCTTCTCTGGGAAAAAATTGTGGCTAAAATGAGCAGAAAAGAGTGTATAGTCGTTGATTCCTCCAAACTTGTGAAAGTTCTGGGCGAGAAAACACCAGTGCCCATTGAGGTAGTGCCATACGGCTGGAAAAAAACTAAGCAGATTCTAGAAACAAAATTTGGTTGCAGAGCAGAACTGCGGAGAAAATGTGGTGAGATTTACTCGACGGACAGTGAAAATTACATTCTTGACTGTAAATTCGAGAGAATTGAAGAGCCAGAGGCAATTGAGAGAGAAATAAAGTCGATGACAGGCGTCATAGAATCAGGACTCTTCTGTGGGATTGCAACGCTCGTAATAGTAGGTGACGAAAATGGAAAAATAAGGGAGATAGAAACTAGCAGGACTACTTGA
- a CDS encoding ArsR family transcriptional regulator, whose amino-acid sequence MERFKYWCFNNNYGCINMCGQLKDEEMEMVSALIKANISKNVAKCLVHLALNGESSSRDIENRMDMRQPEVSIGIQELRKLNWVIKFERRKEGKGRPIHTYKMIVPFEKVVEYIEQKEKERIKQINENLEKIKRLAKNFK is encoded by the coding sequence ATGGAAAGATTTAAATATTGGTGTTTTAATAATAACTATGGGTGTATCAATATGTGCGGCCAACTAAAAGATGAAGAAATGGAGATGGTTTCCGCTTTAATAAAAGCGAATATTTCCAAAAATGTTGCAAAGTGTTTGGTGCACCTAGCACTTAATGGTGAATCTTCATCTAGAGACATAGAAAATAGAATGGATATGAGACAGCCAGAGGTTTCAATAGGCATCCAGGAACTTAGAAAGCTTAATTGGGTGATCAAATTTGAGAGAAGGAAAGAAGGTAAAGGGAGGCCTATTCACACATACAAGATGATAGTCCCATTTGAAAAGGTGGTAGAGTACATTGAACAAAAAGAAAAGGAGAGAATCAAACAGATAAATGAAAACCTGGAAAAAATAAAGCGTCTCGCTAAGAATTTCAAGTAG
- a CDS encoding asparagine synthetase A, translated as MALRTIEEIVARRRMCEVMEVQTEVIHTLTESFKENGFRWMLPVMLSFVTDPLWPEPSSTQITAPEVEIYGKKMKLMHSMILHKQIAVSMGLDKIFILSPNIRIERPERDDGHHAYEFTQLDFEIAYGKMGDVMRFVEEAVCRTAEAVRKTVWERFEREIPVFQRPFKVYTMEEVVKEYGNDRELSRVSTQPFWITDISREFYDKEDEVKPGHTLNYDLVMPEGYGEVLSGGEREHEYEKIIAKLQRSNLSPTNFWPYLEIARKGLLKPSAGAGIGIERLVRYFTGMPHIEDVQVFPRVPGVPAVV; from the coding sequence ATGGCACTGAGGACCATAGAAGAGATTGTGGCAAGAAGGCGGATGTGCGAAGTTATGGAAGTCCAGACGGAGGTAATCCACACACTAACTGAGTCTTTCAAGGAAAACGGATTCCGATGGATGCTGCCAGTGATGCTGAGCTTTGTTACGGACCCTTTGTGGCCAGAGCCATCGAGCACTCAGATAACGGCACCGGAAGTTGAGATTTATGGCAAAAAAATGAAGTTGATGCACAGTATGATACTGCACAAGCAGATTGCAGTGAGCATGGGGCTGGATAAAATTTTCATTCTCTCTCCGAACATAAGAATTGAGCGGCCCGAGAGGGACGATGGGCACCATGCATATGAGTTCACCCAGCTTGATTTTGAGATTGCTTATGGAAAAATGGGCGATGTGATGCGGTTTGTTGAGGAAGCAGTTTGCAGAACTGCAGAAGCAGTCCGAAAAACTGTCTGGGAGCGATTTGAGCGAGAGATTCCTGTTTTCCAGCGTCCTTTTAAGGTTTATACTATGGAGGAGGTAGTGAAAGAATACGGAAATGATAGAGAGTTGAGTAGGGTCTCAACCCAGCCATTCTGGATAACTGACATTTCAAGGGAGTTCTATGACAAAGAGGATGAGGTAAAACCAGGGCATACGCTTAACTACGACCTTGTGATGCCAGAGGGTTATGGAGAGGTGCTTTCAGGTGGCGAAAGAGAACACGAGTATGAGAAAATAATTGCAAAACTCCAAAGGTCAAACCTCTCCCCCACAAACTTCTGGCCATATCTTGAGATTGCAAGAAAAGGATTGTTGAAACCTTCTGCTGGTGCAGGAATCGGGATTGAGCGACTTGTGAGATACTTCACAGGGATGCCTCATATTGAGGATGTGCAGGTGTTCCCAAGAGTGCCTGGTGTGCCAGCAGTTGTGTGA
- a CDS encoding Lrp/AsnC family transcriptional regulator has protein sequence MGGIKFDEMDAKILRILVEDASMPVTKIADKLGLPRTTVQERIARMREQEIIQKYTVIVNHRLLGRGTAAFVLVSFMPGVGYSQREVAEKIAKISGVEEVHLIAGEWDILLKVRAATIEDIGKLIIDKIRAIPGVARTLTCTVFETIVEDEK, from the coding sequence ATGGGCGGAATAAAGTTTGATGAGATGGATGCCAAAATTCTTCGCATTCTCGTAGAGGACGCCTCAATGCCAGTGACAAAAATCGCTGATAAGCTCGGGCTACCCAGAACAACAGTGCAGGAAAGAATTGCTAGAATGAGAGAGCAGGAAATCATCCAGAAATACACTGTGATTGTGAACCACAGATTGTTGGGAAGAGGGACTGCTGCCTTTGTGCTGGTTTCATTCATGCCTGGTGTTGGCTATTCTCAACGAGAAGTGGCAGAAAAAATTGCGAAAATTTCTGGTGTGGAGGAAGTGCATTTGATTGCTGGCGAATGGGACATTCTGCTAAAGGTGAGGGCGGCCACCATAGAAGATATCGGGAAACTGATAATTGATAAAATCAGGGCAATTCCTGGCGTAGCTAGAACGCTCACATGCACCGTCTTTGAGACCATTGTAGAAGACGAAAAGTAA